The sequence below is a genomic window from Polaribacter vadi.
TCCATTTCCTGTAATTGCCATTTTAATTTTCTTTGGCAAATATTCTGTAATCGGAATCTCTCTAGACAATCCAGCAGCCATTGCTACTCCTTGTGCTCTACCTAATTTTAACATCGATTGTACATTCTTGCCAAAAAAAGGTGCTTCAATCGCAATTTCATCAGGATTATAGGTATCAATAAGTTCTATGGTTCTTTCAAAAATGAGTTTTAATTTTAAATAATGATCTGTATATTTTGTGAGCAATAATTCATTCATTTGAATAAATTCCATCTTTTTACCGACAACTTTTATGATACCAAAACCCATAATCGTTGTCCCA
It includes:
- the ruvC gene encoding crossover junction endodeoxyribonuclease RuvC, which gives rise to MKVEKIILGIDPGTTIMGFGIIKVVGKKMEFIQMNELLLTKYTDHYLKLKLIFERTIELIDTYNPDEIAIEAPFFGKNVQSMLKLGRAQGVAMAAGLSREIPITEYLPKKIKMAITGNGSASKEQVALMLKSLLNLKTLPKNLDATDGLAAAVCHFYNSGKVVGGKNYTGWASFVKQNEKRVKK